CCATCTCATCCATCAACGAAGGCAAGTACCGGGTCCTGTCCGATTCCCTGGTGAGCGCCTTCCAGCAACCGCCCTCGTCGGAAAAGCTGATCGAGATGAGCTCCAAGTATCCGGAGGTGCTGGAGGGTACGGGAAGCCCGGTCGGCAAGGCCGTGGTTCGACCTCCCGGTGGGGAGACACCGGAGCGCAAGGCGGCGGCGGAAAAGATGAAGAAGGTGGCCAAGAACGTGCTGGATGCCATGCAGCCCCTCATCAAGACTGGCCAGGTGCAGGTGACACAATCGCCCCGCGGAGTGACCGTGGAGATCAACGCCAGTACCCTGTTCAACAGCGGCGACGCGGTGCTGCAGCCCAAATCCATCGACACCCTCTCCGCCGTGGCCCAGGTGCTGGCCACCACGGACAACCCCATCCAGGTTGAGGGCCATACCGACAATGTGCCCATCTACAGCCCGGCCTTTCCCTCCAACTGGGAACTGTCCTCCGCCCGGGCGGGCAGTGTGGTACGCCTGTTCGCGGAAATGGGGGTGCCGGCCGGGCGCATGGTGGCCATCGGCTATGCCGACAACCGTCCACTGGACGCCAATACCACGCCGGAAGGCCGGATGCGCAACCGGCGGGTAAACGTGCTCATCCTCAATGAAGTGGAAGGGCCGGTCAGGGAAATCACCCTGCAGGAGCCGACGGCTCCCTCTCCCAGCACCGTGGCCCCGCCCGCTGCCCGTTAGGCCAGGGGAGCTGGCACTTCGGTCTCTGCGTGAAAGCGCAACAGGTCCAGGTTGGGGGATGATTCCAGGCGTTTGTCCAAGTGCAGTGTTTTCGTGCCTTTGGTGAAGCCCACATCCACTTCCAGACTGGGCGCAAAACATCCTGGAAGCGCAGCCAGCATGGGGGGTTGCTTGCTGACGGCGCTGGGTTGCAACAGGAGCCCGGGCCATTGCCGGCCGGTATCCTTGCGCCGAATCTGCACCGCCAGGGCCTGGGGCGCCAGCAATTGGACACCGAAGGTGACCTCGCCCCTCTGGGGGATGCGGAACCAGCGCACGATGCCCAGGCCCCAGTTGCCGTTGCCCTGGCGCACCCCGGCAATGTCGCCTACGCGGATCTGCATGGCGCTGGCCTGGGTCAGGCCCAGGGCCAGGCCACCCATGCTGTCGTTGATGGTCTTGCACTTGACCACCACTGGTGGCGGGTCGTTCTCGACGATGCCGTAGTGAATGGTGTCCGACTTGCCGGCGGGCGAAAGCAGTCGGTGCATGGCTTTGAAGCCAATGCAGACTTCCACTTCCTTGCCCTGCTGGTGCCGACGACGCTGGGACTGGCGCTGCACCGAGGCGCCCCAGTTCAGGCGCAGCCGCTTGAGCATGGAGGCATAGGCCGGATCGATGGCAGCCTCTGGAAGACCCATCTTTGCCCGGTCTTCCGCGCTGCGCAGGTTGTTGGCCACCAGGGCCAGGTGCTTGGCCAGTCCAGTGGTGTTAAGGATAAGGTCCCAACGGGGGTTCACTGGATGGCCTTCCCTGGCCAGGGGCTTGGGCGTGGCATCGACGCCGATGTCAACTATGAAGAGGCCGGACTGGCCCTTGGTCGTCTCCTCGGCGGGGAAGATGGTGGCCAGGTTGGAAAAGCGGGCGATGATGTCCTTGGCCCAGGGCAGTTCCACCTGGGGAAAATGGTAGGGGTCCGCCAGGGCCATGAGCAGGGTGGCCTTGTAGATTTGCTCAAGGGACAGCATCTTGGTGCCACCCTCGGGGATGACGTCCTTCAGGCCGCTGCGCAGGGCATAGTTGTAGGTCTGGTGCAGGTCGAACCAGATGCCCGGGGGAGTGGGCTGATGGGTTTCGAAGCTCACCTCGGCCACCGCCTGAAGGGAGAGGAGGATGCGCTGTAGATACAGGGGAACGGGATTGCCGCCGAACAGGTGGAAACGGCGCTTCAGCCACTCGAGCATTAGCGTCTTGTAGGCCATGGCCATTTCCAGCAGGAGCCG
This window of the Thiobacillus sp. genome carries:
- the motD gene encoding flagellar motor protein MotD, with the translated sequence MARKKPAEEHENHERWLVSYADFITLLFAFFVVMYAISSINEGKYRVLSDSLVSAFQQPPSSEKLIEMSSKYPEVLEGTGSPVGKAVVRPPGGETPERKAAAEKMKKVAKNVLDAMQPLIKTGQVQVTQSPRGVTVEINASTLFNSGDAVLQPKSIDTLSAVAQVLATTDNPIQVEGHTDNVPIYSPAFPSNWELSSARAGSVVRLFAEMGVPAGRMVAIGYADNRPLDANTTPEGRMRNRRVNVLILNEVEGPVREITLQEPTAPSPSTVAPPAAR